Proteins co-encoded in one Papaver somniferum cultivar HN1 chromosome 5, ASM357369v1, whole genome shotgun sequence genomic window:
- the LOC113278115 gene encoding O-acyltransferase WSD1-like — translation MGLMELETTITESETLDFLNKVFIPACPLFSSIIVTGKKGVKRWKKVDVQAQNHLIVPTFPTGLEIESYDQLLREYISKIGNERFSRDKPLWEVHIFKYPSANGVESLVFKFSHAIGDGYAYMKILSKIVKRAESPHLPLTYPNLSLRQRKNDQRVGRMKIFSGLFAKCINTVSDIIFNTLKTTVWVDSPSAIRSGTWKKKDLSKPIDIYSVKLSLERVKKVKFKLGATMNDVITGIISYVIHLYMTKMGQISTTEASASMTMLVMLNMRIFKDGYKDIDEMMKAADTWGNHSRFFPVKIPTIAGSENINPLDFITKAKENLNRSKNSMIFYLLDPLLNAVRSIFGQKGMERVVRLGFKNTSTLITSLVGPKEQIAIANHPIGNYYFIVVGIPQSLTFTSMSCNEQLQLVATMERGFIGSSLFASCMDEAFDNIFQAAFGNEAKKSN, via the exons ATGGGTCTTATGGAGCTTGAGACTACCATTACAGAATCTGAAACCCTTGATTTTCTGAACAAAGTGTTTATTCCTGCCTGTCCGTTGTTTTCTTCCATCATAGTAACCGGCAAAAAAGGTGTCAAACGGTGGAAGAAAGTCGATGTTCAAGCCCAAAACCATCTCATTGTTCCTACATTCCCTACGGGTTTAGAGATTGAAAGTTACGATCAACTTCTAAGAGAATACATTTCAAAGATCGGCAATGAAAGGTTTTCCAGGGATAAACCGTTGTGGGAAGTTCATATATTCAAGTATCCAAGTGCTAATGGAGTCGAATCATTGGTCTTCAAATTCAGTCATGCAATAGGTGACGGTTATGCATATATGAAAATATTGTCTAAGATTGTCAAAAGAGCGGAAAGTCCTCATCTTCCGCTTACTTATCCCAACTTGTCTCTAAGACAACGGAAAAATGATCAACGAGTAGGGAGGATGAAGATTTTCTCAGGGTTATTTGCCAAGTGCATTAACACTGTTTCTGATATAATTTTCAACACGTTAAAGACCACGGTTTGGGTAGATTCTCCTTCTGCCATTCGATCGGGGACATGGAAGAAGAAAGATTTATCCAAGCCAATTGATATCTACTCAGTAAAATTATCTCTTGAGAGAGTCAAGAAAGTTAAATTCAAGCTAGGAGCG ACGATGAACGATGTGATCACAGGGATTATATCTTACGTGATTCATTTGTACATGACGAAGATGGGTCAGATCTCCACTACAGAGGCCTCCGCGTCTATGACCATGCTTGTAATGCTCAACATGAGAATATTCAAAGATGGTTATAAAGACATTGATGAAATGATGAAAGCTGCCGATACATGGGGAAACCATTCTCGATTCTTTCCCGTAAAGATCCCAACTATTGCTGGTAGTGAGAACATCAACCCACTTGATTTCATCACCAAAGCAAAGGAGAACCTGAATAGAAGTAAGAACTCCATGATCTTTTATTTGCTCGATCCGCTGCTTAACGCAGTTAGGAGCATCTTTGGGCAAAAG GGAATGGAGCGAGTGGTGCGTTTAGGTTTCAAGAATACAAGCACTTTGATAACGAGTTTGGTTGGTCCAAAAGAGCAGATTGCTATCGCTAATCATCCAATTGGAAACTACTATTTTATCGTTGTCGGAATACCCCAG AGTCTTACTTTCACTTCAATGAGTTGCAATGAACAACTACAGCTTGTGGCTACAATGGAAAGGGGTTTCATTGGTTCCAGTCTTTTCGCTTCTTGCATGGATGAAGCCTTTGACAACATTTTTCAAGCAGCTtttggaaatgaagcaaagaagtCTAATTAA
- the LOC113280028 gene encoding uncharacterized protein LOC113280028 yields MRREIEKKKKRKRKKWSTGSEFCELKPPKGVNFKILDISGKNYLSWVLDAEVHLGASSLDKTITKDNKESQEDRSKALIFIRHHLDEALKSQYHSVESVSEYNSALFQIVSRLKLCGETITGADLLEKTYSTFHASNILLQQQYRERQFKKYSEFISFLIVAKQNNEFLLKNHQIHPTDSTVAPEMNATESRGNSPESRGKGHRRWLGPKKPNNKKKDGNNPHHQKVKKNVFPKHKGKSSQSHSKHHESVCHRCGSPGHWANVCRTARHLVDLYQASIKGKEKKAEISFSQYDIPMDIAHLDIYDFKNDGNEIEDMDSIFKDI; encoded by the exons ATGAGGAgagaaatagagaagaagaagaaaaggaaaagaaagaaatgGTCGACTGGAAGTGAGTTCTGTGAACTTAAACCTCCGAAAGGC GTGAACTTTAAAATCCTTGACATATCCGGCAAGAATTATTTGTCTTGGGTTCTAGATGCAGAAGTACATCTGGGTGCTAGCTCACTTGATAAGACTATTACTAAGGACAATAAGGAGTCCCAAGAAGATCGCTCCAAAGCACTGATTTTTATTCGTCATCACTTAGACGAAGCTTTGAAGTCCCAGTATCACTCTGTG GAAAGCGTAAGTGAATATAACTCGGCTTTATTTCAGATTGTATCTCGTTTAAAACTATGTGGAGAAACTATTACTGGTGCTGATCTTTTGGAGAAGACTTACTCCACCTTTCATGCTTCAAATATTTTGCTTCAACAACAATATCGTGAAAGGCAGTTTAAGAAATACTCTGAGTTTATCTCTTTCCTTATAGTAGCTAAGCAGAATAATGAGTTTCTACTCAAGAACCATCAAATCCACCCAACAGATTCAACAGTTGCTCCAGAGATGAACGCTACAGAAAGTCGTGGCAATTCCCCTGAAAGCCGTGGGAAAGGACACAGACGTTGGTTAGGCCCTAAAAAGCCCAACAACAAAAAGAAGGATGGTAATAATCCCCATCatcagaaggtgaagaagaatgtgTTCCCAAAACACAAAGGAAAAAGCTCACAAAGCCACTCAAAGCACCATGAATCTGTCTGTCACCGTTGTGGTTCACCAGGGCACTGGGCAAATGTTTGCCGTACTGCAAGGCACCTTGTTGATCTTTATCAGGCGTCTATTAAGGGAAAGGAAAAGAAGGCTGAAATCAGTTTTTCCCAATATGACATACCAATGGATATTGCCCATCTTGATATTTATGACTTCAAGAATGATGGAAATGAGATTGAAGACATGGATTCCATTTTCAAGGATATCTGA